From the Gemmatimonadales bacterium genome, the window CGCGTGGTGCTGGGCGGCCGCGTCGGTGATGGCGAGGTAGGGGGGGCCGTACACCACCTCCGCGGCCCACGGAACCTCCCGGCCGATCTCCCGGGCACCGAACTCCTGGAGCTGCTCGCGGGTCATCGCCGCCAGGGCCGCGAGGTCCACGGCCACCACCTGGGGGTCGGGACTCGCGCCCTCCAGCGCGTGCACCAGGACGATGCGGCCGCCGAACCGGCGCGCCAGCTCGATCGCGGGCTTGACCGCCACCGCGCTGTTGGCCGAGAAGTCCGTGGTCACCACGATCGTCTGAAACACCGTCAGGCCTCGCCTTCCTCGTAGTCGTTCTTGAGCTTCTGCACCACCGCCGGATCGGCGAGCGTGGTCGTGTCGCCCAGGGCGCGTCCCTCCGCGATGTCCCTGAGCAGCCGCCGCATGATCTTGCCGCTGCGCGTCTTCGGCAGGTCGGCCGTGAACAGGACGTCGTCCGGCCGGGCGATCGCGCCGATCTTCGTCACCACGTGCTCCTTCAGGTCGTCCTTCAGCTCGTCGTGCGGCTCGAAGCCGGACTTGAGCGTGACGAACGCGGCGACCGCCTGCCCCTTGAGCTCGTGGTGCTTGCCCACCACGGCCGCCTCCGCCACGGCCGGGTGGTCCACCAGCGCGCTCTCGACTTCCATCGTGCCGATGCGATGGCCGGCGACGTTCAGCACGTCGTCCACGCGGCCCAGCAGCCAGAAGTAGCCGTCCTCGTCCCGCTTCGCGCCGTCGCCCGCGAAGTACATCCCCGGCCATTTCGACCAGTAGATCTCGCGGTAGCGGTCGTCGTCTCCCCAGATGGTGCGCAGCATCCCGGGCCACGGCGCCGTCAGCGCCAGGAAACCGCCGCCCACTTCGACCCGCGCGCCACCGCCGTCCACCACCTCCGCGCTCACGCCGGGAAACGCGCGGGTGGCCGAGCCCGGCTTGGTCGCGACCACGCCGGGCAGCGGTGTGATCATGATGCCGCCGGTCTCGGTCTGCCACCAGGTGTCCACGATCGGACAGCGCTGGCCGCCGATGTTGTGGTGGTACCACATCCACGCCTCGGGATTGATCGGCTCGCCCACCGTGCCCAGGAGCCGCAGGGTCGACAGGTCGTGCCGCGCCGGCAGCTCGGCCCCCCACTTCATGAACGCCCGGATGGCGGTGGGCGCCGTGTAGAACACCGTGACGCCGTAGCGCTCCACGATCTCCCAGATGCGGTCGCGCTCCGGCCAGTCCGGCGCGCCCTCGTAGATCACCTGCGTCGCCCCCAGCGCCAGCGGTCCGTACACCACGTAGGAGTGGCCCGTCACCCAGCCCACGTCCGCGGTGCACCAGAACACGTCGT encodes:
- a CDS encoding universal stress protein is translated as MFQTIVVTTDFSANSAVAVKPAIELARRFGGRIVLVHALEGASPDPQVVAVDLAALAAMTREQLQEFGAREIGREVPWAAEVVYGPPYLAITDAAAQHHADLIVVATHGRTGLLHLLLGSVAERVARTAACPVLTVRVPG
- the acs gene encoding acetate--CoA ligase; protein product: MTDVLRIDTLLEETRVFPPAESFRAEANCSSPTLYDSASRDPEGFWASHAEQLVWSRHWDRVLDWEPPHAKWFVGGELNASVNCLDRHVATARRNQAALIWEGEPGEKRTITYWELYRQVNKFANVLKKLGVRRGDRVAIYMPMIPEVVVAMLACARIGAPHSVVFGGFSAESLRDRINDAGAVLLVTADGGFRRGQVVPLKRAADQAVEHCPTIRHVVVYQRRLGAAGDEAFVHMQEGRDHWWHRLMQDVAPYCEPERMDAEDVLFILYTSGTTGKPKGIVHTTGGYLTQVTATTKLVFDLKGHDVFWCTADVGWVTGHSYVVYGPLALGATQVIYEGAPDWPERDRIWEIVERYGVTVFYTAPTAIRAFMKWGAELPARHDLSTLRLLGTVGEPINPEAWMWYHHNIGGQRCPIVDTWWQTETGGIMITPLPGVVATKPGSATRAFPGVSAEVVDGGGARVEVGGGFLALTAPWPGMLRTIWGDDDRYREIYWSKWPGMYFAGDGAKRDEDGYFWLLGRVDDVLNVAGHRIGTMEVESALVDHPAVAEAAVVGKHHELKGQAVAAFVTLKSGFEPHDELKDDLKEHVVTKIGAIARPDDVLFTADLPKTRSGKIMRRLLRDIAEGRALGDTTTLADPAVVQKLKNDYEEGEA